A window of the Ostrea edulis chromosome 1, xbOstEdul1.1, whole genome shotgun sequence genome harbors these coding sequences:
- the LOC125680227 gene encoding C-factor-like, producing MICPRTVFITGANRGLGLEFVKQFLSLENPPDHLFASCRDPENSVELGKLKDHKVVKVLKLDVTSQIDISSAAKEVESRLGGKGLNLLINNAGMCRKRQYMGNLNREDLLEQFDTNAIGPLLVTQALLPQLVKAAESRDDPMSCNKAAIVNVSSILGSIAENGTGGMYGYRPSKAAMNMITKSLHEELKGKGILVSALHPGWARTDIGGPKAELSAEESINACMNVLSKLSSDNSGLFMSYNGQVIDW from the exons ATGATCTGTCCTCGAACAGTATTTATCACAGGAGCAAACAGAGGGCTGGGACTTGAATTTGTAAAACAGTTCCTAAGCTTAGAGAACCCTCCAGATCATCTGTTTGCATCGTGTCGTGATCCCGAAAATTCCGTG gaATTGGGAAAACTGAAAGATCACAAAGTTGTTAAAGTATTAAAACTAG ATGTAACCAGTCAGATCGATATCAGTTCTGCAGCGAAGGAGGTTGAATCTCGTCTGGGAGGCAAAGGACTCAATTTGTTGATAAACAATGCTGGCATGTGTAGAAAACGCCAATACATGGGTAACCTTAACAGAGAAGATCTGCTAGAACAATTCGACACCAATGCTATTGGTCCGCTATTAGTGACCCAG GCTTTACTGCCCCAGCTTGTTAAGGCGGCGGAATCTCGGGACGACCCAATGAGCTGTAACAAGGCCGCCATTGTCAACGTTTCCAGTATCCTGGGATCCATAGCTGAGAATGGAACTGGAGGGATGTACGGGTACCGCCCATCCAAG GCAGCGATGAACATGATAACCAAAAGTCTTCACGAGGAGCTAAAAGGGAAAGGTATTCTGGTCTCGGCTTTACATCCGGGTTGGGCAAGAACCGATATTGGCGGACCGAAAGCTGAACTATCGGCGGAAGAAAGCATTAATGCTTGTATGAATGTTTTATCCAAGTTGTCCAGCGATAATTCGGGGTTATTTATGTCATACAATGGACAGGTGATTGATTGGTGA